Proteins encoded together in one Thermoanaerobaculia bacterium window:
- the pal gene encoding peptidoglycan-associated lipoprotein Pal: protein MHRSLKFAAVLGAIVALAAGCKKKPPTTTPEAAPPPPAVEAPTPAPTPAPPPPTTRGEDVMSEDLQTLNSKGYLKDSFFDFDKADLRDDARTALASDAQWLKQYGSIKVLVEGHCDERGTEEYNLSLGQKRASAVKEYLVSLGIDGSRVNTVSYGKARPFCTDHDENCWQQNRRGHFVITGK, encoded by the coding sequence ATGCATCGGAGTCTGAAGTTCGCCGCGGTGCTCGGAGCGATCGTCGCTCTCGCCGCCGGCTGCAAGAAGAAACCCCCGACGACGACTCCCGAGGCCGCGCCTCCTCCGCCCGCCGTCGAAGCGCCGACGCCGGCTCCGACTCCCGCGCCGCCGCCGCCGACCACCCGCGGCGAAGACGTCATGTCGGAAGACCTCCAGACCCTCAATTCGAAGGGATACCTGAAGGACTCCTTCTTCGACTTCGACAAGGCGGACCTTCGCGACGACGCGCGCACGGCGCTCGCCTCCGACGCGCAGTGGCTCAAACAGTACGGCTCGATCAAGGTCCTCGTCGAAGGGCACTGCGACGAGCGCGGAACGGAGGAGTACAACCTCTCGCTCGGCCAGAAGCGGGCTTCGGCCGTCAAGGAATACCTGGTTTCCCTCGGGATCGACGGCTCCCGCGTGAACACCGTCTCGTACGGAAAAGCCCGGCCGTTCTGCACCGACCACGACGAGAACTGCTGGCAGCAGAATCGCCGCGGTCACTTCGTGATCACGGGCAAGTGA
- the tolR gene encoding protein TolR, which yields MAFSAGPKNDPFDHLADINVTPLVDVMLVLLIIFMVTAPMLHQGVSVALPKAEASNLPKSAEDPVILSITKSGLYYINETPVAGGLLKERLQAYMRSRTDKTIYLKADRSLPYGTVVETMDLLNRMGIENLGMLTESREKK from the coding sequence ATGGCCTTCTCCGCCGGTCCGAAGAACGATCCCTTCGACCACCTCGCCGACATCAACGTCACCCCCCTCGTCGACGTGATGCTCGTTCTCCTCATCATCTTCATGGTGACGGCTCCGATGCTCCACCAGGGGGTGTCCGTCGCGCTGCCGAAGGCGGAGGCGTCGAATCTCCCGAAGAGCGCGGAGGACCCCGTCATCCTTTCGATCACGAAGAGCGGCCTCTATTACATCAACGAGACGCCCGTCGCCGGAGGGCTCCTCAAGGAGCGGCTCCAGGCGTACATGCGGAGCCGGACGGACAAGACGATCTACCTCAAGGCGGACCGCTCGCTTCCGTACGGGACGGTCGTCGAGACGATGGATCTCCTCAACCGCATGGGGATCGAGAACCTCGGCATGCTGACCGAGTCCCGCGAGAAGAAATGA
- a CDS encoding MotA/TolQ/ExbB proton channel family protein, translated as MNAQPIHTTTLEGSPSQFETFLRETGPSAKVVLGILLFFSLVSWLIIIAKYIRLKRVRGQSNRFLDFFRKSKRFSEVNTMASQLAETPLTTLFKSGYAELDAQIKAARSDEPATAATTSTRLLIKNISGIERALERAAGAEVSRLTRWLTFLATTAAACPFIGLFGTVWGIMAAFNAIGMSGSTSIVAVAPGISEALINTAAGLAAAIPALIAYNYFMGQIRQMRATMDDFALEFLNLTERNFT; from the coding sequence TTGAACGCCCAGCCGATCCACACGACGACGCTCGAAGGGAGCCCGTCCCAGTTCGAGACTTTCCTCCGGGAAACGGGGCCGTCCGCGAAGGTGGTCCTCGGCATCCTGCTCTTCTTCAGCCTGGTCTCGTGGCTGATCATCATCGCCAAATATATTCGATTGAAGCGGGTACGAGGGCAATCGAACCGATTCCTCGATTTTTTCCGGAAATCCAAGCGGTTCTCGGAAGTCAACACGATGGCGAGCCAGCTCGCCGAAACGCCGCTGACGACGCTCTTCAAATCCGGTTACGCGGAGCTGGACGCGCAGATCAAGGCCGCCCGCTCGGACGAGCCGGCGACGGCCGCGACGACGAGCACGAGGCTCCTCATCAAGAACATCAGCGGGATCGAGCGGGCGCTCGAGCGCGCCGCGGGAGCGGAAGTCTCGCGCCTGACGCGCTGGCTGACCTTCCTCGCGACGACCGCCGCCGCCTGCCCCTTCATCGGCCTCTTCGGAACGGTCTGGGGGATCATGGCGGCCTTCAACGCGATCGGGATGTCCGGCTCCACCTCGATCGTCGCGGTCGCGCCGGGGATCTCCGAGGCCCTCATCAACACCGCGGCGGGCCTCGCGGCGGCGATTCCCGCGCTCATCGCGTACAACTACTTCATGGGTCAGATCCGCCAGATGCGGGCGACGATGGACGACTTCGCGCTCGAATTCCTGAACCTCACCGAACGGAACTTCACGTAG
- a CDS encoding TonB family protein, with product MDAVGEILAERGMRTPEWKAGALGTILLHAGIGAALLIASRLPVKRRFISPQAVAVRLVPLASVRGTRTATAPETVSRPVIEKPQDVPEPSPKALPLPEKTKPKKEPPPPVHPSRTSPQASKKASGSAVDLPQPGDSAEGSPTGVAGAGSTFGTSLSAFDSADFNYSYYVTRMLASIGANWFKPTDQAVAPPVIFFRIGRDGSISDVRIERTSGFPFVDRAAQRAVMASSPLPPLPADFHESSLGVHLKFQ from the coding sequence GTGGACGCGGTCGGGGAAATCCTCGCCGAGAGGGGGATGCGCACGCCGGAGTGGAAGGCGGGCGCCCTGGGGACGATCCTCCTCCATGCCGGGATCGGGGCCGCGCTCCTGATCGCCTCGCGCCTTCCCGTCAAACGCCGCTTCATCTCGCCGCAGGCGGTCGCCGTGCGCCTCGTGCCGCTCGCTTCCGTCCGGGGAACGCGCACGGCGACCGCGCCCGAGACCGTCTCGCGTCCGGTCATCGAGAAGCCGCAGGACGTTCCGGAACCGTCGCCGAAGGCCCTCCCGCTGCCGGAGAAGACCAAGCCGAAGAAGGAACCGCCCCCGCCGGTGCATCCCTCGCGCACGTCGCCGCAGGCGTCGAAGAAGGCGAGCGGGTCCGCGGTCGACCTCCCCCAGCCGGGGGATTCCGCCGAAGGGTCGCCGACCGGCGTCGCCGGCGCGGGTTCGACGTTCGGGACGTCCCTCTCCGCCTTCGACTCCGCCGACTTCAACTACTCGTACTACGTCACGCGGATGCTCGCCTCGATCGGGGCGAACTGGTTCAAGCCGACGGACCAGGCGGTCGCACCGCCGGTCATCTTCTTCCGGATCGGACGCGACGGCTCGATCTCCGACGTGCGCATCGAACGAACGAGCGGATTCCCGTTCGTGGACCGCGCGGCGCAGCGGGCCGTGATGGCCTCTTCGCCGCTTCCGCCGCTGCCGGCGGATTTCCACGAGAGCTCGCTCGGCGTCCATCTCAAGTTCCAATGA
- the tolB gene encoding Tol-Pal system beta propeller repeat protein TolB codes for MKSIFLGAAALAAAAALAAQTPAPPSESRELWLELNKAVEKKLPLAVPPTIAPAGPVIETQVRQPFYDTLKSDLDYEGAFTIVDSALYPKGYRDATSSESADRWAATGAEVLVDTLLEVTGDRIAAEARVYDLKSHKLVFGKRYSGGASYVPRIAHAVADDIVKYFTGKSGDFMTAIAFASDRDGGRGLREIYAADFDGRNPRRLTQLRSLAMNPSWDPAGQHLVFTSYAKMFPHLNVIGRDGGGRRDLSTGVELNASPSFSPDGKRIVFAGSQAGNPDIFVVNADGSGLKRLTTSHAVESTPRWSPVGNQILYTSSAGGTPQLYLMDPEGANSRRVTFAGDWNDEGAWSPDGSKIAYACRNGGDFQICVMNLATGQALQLTSEGSNGHPSWSPDGLKIAYDSRRGSSTQIYTMDINGEHKVQITDKGNNSQPAWSPN; via the coding sequence GTGAAAAGCATCTTCCTCGGGGCGGCCGCGCTCGCCGCCGCCGCGGCGCTCGCCGCCCAGACGCCCGCCCCCCCGAGCGAGAGCCGGGAGCTGTGGCTCGAGCTGAACAAGGCCGTCGAAAAGAAGCTTCCGCTCGCCGTTCCTCCGACGATCGCTCCTGCCGGGCCGGTCATCGAGACCCAGGTGCGGCAGCCGTTCTACGACACGCTGAAATCGGACCTCGACTACGAAGGCGCGTTCACGATCGTCGACTCCGCGCTGTACCCGAAGGGCTACCGCGACGCGACGTCGTCGGAGTCGGCGGACCGGTGGGCGGCGACCGGGGCCGAGGTCCTCGTCGACACTCTTCTCGAGGTGACCGGCGACCGGATCGCCGCCGAAGCCCGCGTCTACGACCTCAAGTCCCACAAGCTCGTGTTCGGAAAGCGGTACAGCGGGGGCGCGAGCTACGTTCCCCGGATCGCGCATGCCGTCGCCGACGACATCGTGAAGTACTTCACCGGCAAATCGGGAGACTTCATGACCGCGATCGCCTTCGCCTCCGACCGCGACGGCGGGCGGGGCCTCCGCGAGATCTACGCCGCCGATTTCGACGGGCGGAATCCGCGGCGCCTGACTCAGCTCCGCTCTCTCGCGATGAACCCGTCGTGGGACCCCGCGGGGCAGCACCTCGTGTTCACGAGCTACGCGAAGATGTTTCCGCATCTGAACGTGATCGGCCGCGACGGCGGGGGAAGGCGCGACCTCTCGACGGGCGTCGAGCTGAACGCATCCCCCTCCTTCTCCCCCGACGGCAAGCGCATCGTCTTCGCCGGATCGCAGGCGGGAAACCCCGACATCTTCGTCGTCAACGCGGACGGATCGGGCCTCAAGCGGCTGACCACTTCCCACGCCGTCGAGTCCACACCGCGGTGGTCCCCCGTGGGCAACCAGATCCTCTACACGTCGAGCGCGGGAGGAACGCCGCAGCTCTATCTGATGGATCCCGAGGGCGCGAACTCGCGCCGCGTCACCTTCGCGGGCGACTGGAACGACGAAGGAGCGTGGTCGCCGGACGGCTCCAAGATCGCGTACGCCTGCCGCAACGGCGGCGACTTCCAGATCTGCGTGATGAACCTCGCGACCGGGCAGGCGCTCCAGCTCACGTCGGAGGGATCCAACGGGCATCCGAGCTGGTCGCCGGACGGTCTGAAGATCGCGTACGACTCGCGCCGCGGAAGCTCGACCCAGATCTACACCATGGACATCAACGGCGAGCACAAGGTGCAGATCACCGACAAGGGAAACAACAGCCAGCCCGCGTGGAGCCCGAATTAG